In Plantibacter sp. PA-3-X8, one DNA window encodes the following:
- a CDS encoding DUF4232 domain-containing protein codes for MRRSLLTITPLAVVLLLAGCAGSPAPSPSAIATSAAPSPTSSPTSTAAVDPNAPAGQCADSVLQVTVSGADAGAGSIFSNVVFTNTGRESCVLRGAPGVSVVGDGDGTQLGAAAVQQEDAAPADVTLPAGGSASATLTSVNIGSDGGPLDDCEAVTGDGYRVYPPHSFTAVFVASSAVPACSNTAVAWMTIGPVRAD; via the coding sequence ATGCGCCGATCCCTCCTCACCATCACACCGCTCGCCGTCGTCCTGCTCCTGGCAGGTTGCGCGGGGTCTCCCGCTCCGTCCCCCTCGGCGATCGCGACGTCGGCGGCTCCGTCACCGACGAGCAGCCCGACGTCAACGGCTGCGGTCGATCCGAACGCGCCGGCGGGCCAGTGCGCGGACAGCGTCCTCCAGGTCACCGTCTCGGGGGCCGATGCAGGTGCGGGCAGCATCTTCTCCAACGTCGTGTTCACGAACACCGGTCGGGAATCGTGTGTCCTCCGCGGGGCTCCGGGGGTCTCGGTCGTCGGAGACGGCGACGGCACCCAGTTGGGCGCCGCAGCGGTCCAGCAGGAGGACGCGGCGCCGGCCGACGTGACGCTTCCAGCGGGAGGTTCGGCGTCGGCGACCCTCACCTCGGTCAACATCGGATCCGACGGCGGGCCGCTCGACGACTGCGAGGCGGTGACCGGCGACGGCTATCGGGTCTACCCGCCGCACTCGTTCACGGCGGTCTTCGTGGCCTCGTCAGCCGTCCCGGCCTGCTCGAACACGGCGGTCGCCTGGATGACGATCGGCCCGGTGCGGGCCGACTGA
- a CDS encoding malate dehydrogenase encodes MSEPTVVTVTGAGGQIGYSLLFRIASGQLLGPDRPVVLRLLEIPQGLGAAEGTALELQDCAFPLLAGVEATTEMSRAFDGVDVALLVGARPRGPGMERADLLAANGGIFAPQGAAIGAGAADDVRVLVVGNPANTNALIAQAAAAGVPAERFTALTRLDHNRAVAQLAAKTGAAVSEIDGVVIWGNHSATQVPDLSHATVDGRPALELVDEEWLADEFIPRVAKRGAEIIAVRGSSSAASAAAAAIDHVHDWVNGTATPGRPERWTSVALPSEGWYGVPEGLVSSFPARSVDGRWEVVEGLDIAPVWQRRIDASVAELEEERAAVGELGLLG; translated from the coding sequence ATGAGCGAACCCACCGTCGTCACCGTCACCGGAGCCGGAGGCCAGATCGGCTACTCCCTGCTCTTCCGCATCGCGTCAGGTCAGCTGCTGGGGCCGGACCGGCCCGTCGTCCTGCGCCTGCTCGAGATCCCGCAGGGTCTCGGAGCGGCCGAGGGGACGGCCTTGGAACTGCAGGACTGCGCGTTCCCGCTCCTGGCCGGGGTGGAGGCGACGACCGAGATGTCGCGCGCCTTCGACGGGGTGGACGTCGCCCTGCTCGTCGGTGCCCGTCCACGTGGTCCGGGCATGGAACGAGCCGACCTCCTCGCGGCCAACGGCGGGATCTTCGCACCGCAGGGCGCGGCGATCGGAGCCGGTGCGGCCGACGACGTGCGCGTCCTGGTGGTCGGCAACCCGGCCAACACGAACGCACTCATCGCGCAGGCGGCCGCCGCCGGGGTGCCGGCCGAACGGTTCACCGCCCTGACCCGACTCGACCACAACCGCGCCGTCGCGCAGTTGGCCGCCAAGACCGGCGCAGCCGTGTCCGAGATCGACGGCGTCGTGATCTGGGGCAATCACTCGGCGACCCAGGTGCCGGACCTCTCCCACGCGACGGTCGATGGTCGTCCGGCCCTCGAACTCGTCGACGAGGAGTGGCTCGCCGACGAGTTCATCCCACGGGTTGCGAAGCGCGGTGCGGAGATCATCGCGGTCCGGGGCTCGTCGTCCGCCGCCTCGGCCGCTGCCGCCGCCATCGATCACGTGCATGACTGGGTGAACGGCACGGCGACCCCGGGCCGGCCGGAGCGCTGGACGTCCGTGGCGCTCCCCTCGGAGGGCTGGTACGGCGTGCCGGAGGGGCTCGTGAGTTCGTTCCCGGCCCGCTCGGTCGACGGACGCTGGGAGGTCGTCGAGGGGCTCGACATCGCGCCCGTCTGGCAGCGGCGTATCGACGCCTCCGTGGCGGAACTCGAGGAGGAGCGTGCTGCGGTGGGTGAGCTCGGTCTCCTCGGCTGA
- a CDS encoding SDR family oxidoreductase translates to MTESSTPKRVLVTGATGYIGGRLVPRLLEAGYTVRVLVRSPQKLTDVPWRDQVEVVEGDLGDAAQVASACVDVDVVYYLVHSMGGKGDFEQTELDAAEHVAAGAAAAGVSRIVYLGGLHPEGVELSKHLRSRTEVGRILLASGVPTIVLQAGVVIGSGSTSFEMIRHLTDILPYMPAPRWVRNFIQPIAVRDVLHYLLASAEVDRDVNRAFDIGGPDVLRYGQMMNGYAVEAGLPQRPIAPLPVLTPWLASQWVNLVTPIPRRLASPIIESLLVDCVMGDHDIDAVIPPPEGGLTGYRRAVRLALQRMRDGEVETSWRNATVDGAPSDPLPSDPDWAGHTVYIDLKERKTSAGADRLFSVIESIGGENGWYSFPLAWAIRGWMDKLVGGVGLRRGRDDPQHLSVGDALDFWRVEYLERGRMLRLRAEMRVPGLAWLEMSATPVGDGSVYRQRAVFFPKGLGGRLYWFAILPFHGIIFNGMANRITEAAVALPSESSAQRKSRVGPVSPEEHEAVDSAEADLQASRPTPEAAE, encoded by the coding sequence ATGACCGAATCATCGACTCCGAAGCGCGTGCTCGTCACGGGTGCCACCGGCTACATCGGCGGGCGGCTCGTGCCGCGGCTGCTGGAGGCCGGATACACGGTCCGGGTGCTCGTGCGCTCGCCGCAGAAGCTCACCGACGTGCCCTGGCGCGATCAGGTGGAGGTCGTCGAGGGTGATCTCGGTGACGCGGCTCAGGTCGCATCGGCCTGCGTGGACGTCGACGTCGTCTACTACCTCGTGCACTCCATGGGTGGCAAGGGCGACTTCGAGCAGACGGAGCTCGACGCCGCGGAGCACGTGGCCGCCGGCGCTGCCGCGGCAGGGGTGTCGCGCATCGTCTACCTCGGTGGCCTGCACCCCGAGGGCGTCGAGCTGTCGAAGCACCTGCGGTCCCGCACCGAGGTCGGGCGGATCCTGCTCGCCTCGGGCGTTCCGACGATCGTCCTGCAGGCCGGCGTGGTCATCGGTTCGGGATCGACCTCCTTCGAGATGATCCGCCATCTGACGGACATCCTGCCGTACATGCCGGCGCCGCGCTGGGTCCGGAACTTCATCCAGCCGATCGCGGTCCGTGACGTCCTGCACTACCTGCTGGCGAGCGCCGAGGTCGACCGCGACGTGAACCGGGCCTTCGACATCGGCGGCCCCGACGTCCTCCGGTACGGACAGATGATGAACGGCTACGCGGTCGAGGCCGGCCTCCCGCAGCGCCCGATCGCGCCGCTCCCGGTCCTCACCCCGTGGTTGGCCTCGCAGTGGGTGAACCTCGTCACCCCGATCCCGCGCCGGCTCGCGTCGCCGATCATCGAGTCGCTGCTCGTCGACTGCGTCATGGGCGACCACGACATCGACGCGGTCATCCCGCCGCCGGAGGGCGGTCTGACGGGGTACCGACGCGCGGTGCGCCTCGCGCTGCAGCGCATGCGCGACGGTGAGGTCGAGACCTCCTGGCGGAACGCGACCGTGGACGGCGCGCCGAGCGACCCGCTGCCGAGCGACCCCGACTGGGCCGGACACACCGTCTACATCGATCTCAAGGAACGGAAGACCTCCGCGGGCGCCGACCGGCTCTTCTCGGTGATCGAGTCCATCGGCGGCGAGAACGGGTGGTACTCCTTCCCGTTGGCGTGGGCGATCCGTGGCTGGATGGACAAGCTCGTCGGTGGTGTCGGGTTGCGACGTGGTCGCGACGATCCGCAGCACCTGAGCGTCGGGGACGCCCTCGACTTCTGGCGCGTGGAGTACCTCGAACGTGGTCGGATGCTTCGCCTGCGCGCCGAGATGCGCGTGCCCGGTCTCGCGTGGCTGGAGATGAGCGCGACCCCGGTCGGCGACGGCTCGGTCTACCGGCAGCGCGCCGTCTTCTTCCCGAAGGGGCTCGGCGGACGCCTCTACTGGTTCGCGATCCTGCCGTTCCACGGGATCATCTTCAACGGGATGGCGAACCGCATCACGGAGGCGGCCGTCGCGCTGCCGTCCGAGTCCTCGGCCCAACGGAAGAGCCGGGTGGGGCCGGTGTCCCCGGAGGAGCACGAGGCGGTCGACTCCGCCGAGGCGGACCTGCAGGCCTCACGACCCACCCCGGAGGCCGCGGAGTAG
- a CDS encoding aldehyde dehydrogenase, protein MSRLTIPKTYKLAIGGKFPRSESGRTYEVTNAKGEFLANASLASRKDVRDAVVAARSALAGWSGATAYNRGQVLYRIAELLEGRRAQFIEEIVQAEGVSQAKAAAQVDEAIDLWVWYAGWADKYVQVVGGANPVSGPYFNLSVPEPTGVVALIAPQDSSLLGFVSVVAPALVAGNTTVVIASERLPLSSISLAEVLATSDVPGGVVNVLTGSPAEMAPWLASHADVNAIDLAGAGELDWIELELLAAETLKRVVRPNGSRGSVPASLDRITAFTEVKTVWHTKALL, encoded by the coding sequence ATGAGCCGGCTCACCATCCCGAAGACCTACAAGCTCGCCATCGGCGGCAAGTTCCCACGCAGCGAATCCGGAAGGACGTACGAGGTGACGAACGCCAAGGGGGAGTTCCTCGCGAACGCATCGCTCGCCTCGCGGAAGGACGTCCGCGACGCGGTGGTCGCCGCACGATCGGCGCTGGCCGGCTGGTCTGGTGCCACCGCCTACAACCGCGGGCAGGTGCTGTACCGTATCGCCGAGCTGCTCGAGGGTCGGCGGGCGCAGTTCATCGAGGAGATCGTCCAGGCTGAAGGCGTCTCGCAGGCGAAGGCCGCAGCACAGGTCGACGAGGCCATCGACCTCTGGGTCTGGTACGCGGGCTGGGCGGACAAGTACGTCCAGGTGGTCGGGGGAGCGAACCCCGTCTCGGGTCCGTACTTCAACCTCTCGGTTCCGGAGCCGACTGGCGTCGTCGCGCTCATCGCGCCGCAGGACTCGTCGCTCCTCGGATTCGTGAGCGTCGTCGCTCCAGCGCTGGTCGCGGGGAACACGACCGTCGTGATCGCGAGCGAGCGCCTGCCGCTCTCGTCGATCAGCCTCGCCGAGGTGCTCGCCACGAGTGACGTCCCCGGCGGTGTCGTGAACGTGCTGACCGGATCGCCGGCTGAGATGGCTCCGTGGCTCGCATCGCACGCCGACGTCAACGCGATCGACCTCGCCGGCGCCGGCGAGCTCGACTGGATCGAGCTCGAGCTCCTCGCGGCCGAGACGCTCAAGCGGGTGGTCCGCCCGAACGGTTCCCGGGGCTCGGTCCCCGCGAGTCTCGACCGGATCACCGCGTTCACCGAGGTGAAGACCGTCTGGCACACGAAGGCGCTCCTGTAG